A window of Nocardiopsis sp. Huas11 genomic DNA:
GCCCCGGACACCGATCTGTGCCCAGAGCCGCGCCGTGCAGCTCAATCTTCCAGCTCGTACTCGTCCATCACCTCGGAGAGCGGTGTCGTGCCGCCGCGCCCCGCTCGCAGGTCCTCGAGCCTGCTCTCCGCGAGAAGGGCCTCTTCGAACTCGTCGTGCTGCATGATGAACCTCCCCGGGGCCTTACGAGTATGGCACCCAGGGAGGTTGTACGGTCGGGCCCTCGGGTCAGTCGCGGCTGAGGAGGTGGCCCCGTGGCTGCGCGAGGTCGATCTCCGCTCCGCGCAGCAGGGTGCGGCGCACCCGGCCCTGGAGCTCGGCCCCGTCGTAGGCGCTCACCGGGTTCCGGTGCGCCAGCTCGCGCACGTCCACCCGGATCGTCTCGTCCGGGGCCACGATCGCGAAGTCCGCGTCGTTGCCCTCCGTGATGGCGCCCTTGCCCCTCAGCCCCGCCACGCGGCTCGGGCCCTCGGCCATCCAGCGCACCACGTCGGGCAGCGTCGCGCCCCGGCGGCGCGCCTCGGTCCACACGGCCGAGAAGCCCACCTGGAGCCCGGACACGCCGCCCCAGGCCGTCCCGAAGTCGCCGGTGTCCAGGTCCTTCAGATCCTCCGTGCTGGGCGAGTGGTCACTGACCACGCAGTCGATCAGCCCGTCCATCAGCGCCCGCCACAGCAGGTCGCGGTTGGCCGAGGACCGGATGGGCGGGCAGCACTTGAACTGCGTGGCCCCCTCCGGAATCGTCTCCGCCGCCAGCGTCAGGTAGTGCGGGCAGGTCTCCACGGTCAGCGGCACACCGTCGGCCCTGGCCTGGGAGATCAGCGGCAGCGCCGACGCGCTGGACAGGTGCAGCACGTGCGCCCGCGTCCCCGTGCGCCGCGCGGTCTCGATCACCAGCGCGATGGCGGCGTGCTCGGCCTCGTCCGGGCGCGAGGCCAGGAAGTCCGCGTAGTCGCGACCGTGCGCGGCCGGCGCCTCGTCCAGTACCCCGGGGTCCTCGGCGTGCACGATGATCTGGCCGCCGAAGGCCCCGATGGCCTCCATCGCGGTCGTCAGCTCCGTGGGCGACAGGTGCCCGAACTCGTCCACGCCGGACGGGGACAGGAACGCCTTGAACCCGAACACGCCCTGCTCGTGCAGGGCCGCGAGCTCCTTGGTCTCCCCCGGCTGGGAGTTCTCCGGGACGGCGCCGCCCCAGAACCCGACGTCGACGCTCACCCGCGCGCGGGCCACCGCGCGTTTGGCGGCCAGCCCCTCCACGGTGGTGGTCGGCGGCACGCTGTTGAGCGGCATGTCCACGAGCGTGGTCACCCCGCCCAGGGCCGCGGCGCGCGTGGCGCTGGCGAAGCCCTCCCACTCAGTGCGGCCGGGCTCGTTGACGTGCACGTGGGAGTCGACCAGTCCGGGCAGCAGGACCTCGTCCTCGGCCAGGACGATCTCTTGGGTCGCGGAGGCGGCCGCGTCGGCGCCCGGCAGGACCGCGACGATCCGTTCGCCGGAGACGGCCACGGTCACCGACCGCTCGCCGTCGGGGGTGACGGCGCGCGCGGCGCGGATGAGGAGGTCGTAGTGGCTCATGCGTTCTCCTGTCCGATGCGTCGGGTGGCCAGCGCCACCAGCGTCGCCGTGTCCGTCCCGGTGCGCCCGGTGATCTCTGTTTCGTCCAGCGCGCCGCAGCGCAACCCGTTGACCAGCGCCGACGCCAGTGCCTGCGCCGTGGCGGGCTCGTCCATCACCCCGCCGGCGACGGACCCGAAGTAGGCCTTGAGCCGGTCGGCCGCGGGTTCGAAGGCCTCCCGGTAGAAGGCGTAGGTGGCCAGGAACCGCATGGGCAGCTGGTGGGGGTGCACGTCCCAGCCCTGGTAGAAGCCGCGTTCCAACGAACGGCGGACCAGTCCGGCGTGCAGGTCCCACGCCTGGTGGACCTGCGTGCGGTCTCCCACGGGCAGGACGTTGCTGCCGCCGTCGGACAGCCACACGCCGGTCCCTGCGGCGGCGACCTGCATGACCGCCTTGGCGTGGTCGGCGACCGGGTGCGCCAGGCTCTGGTAGGCGGCGGTGATCCCGCAGGAGGCGCTGTAGTCGTAGGTGCCGTAGTGCAGGGCGCTCACCCGGCCCTGACCGGCGCGGATCATGTGCGGCACGGCCGCGGTGCCGTCGGGCAGCAGCACCGACTGCGGGGTCTCGATCTGCAGCTCGAAGCGCAACCGCCCCTCGGGCAGGTCGAAGCGCCGCTCCAGGCGCTCGGCCACCCAGACCATCGCCTCGACGTGCTCGACCGAGGTGATCTTGGGCAGGGTGAGCACCAGGTTGTCCGGGAGCGAGCCGTGCCGCTCCAGCAGCGTCCGCAGGAAGAGCGTGAGACTGCGGACGCCGCGGTGCCGCCCGGCGGCCTCCATCCCCTTCATCCGGATGCCGAAGTAGGGGGTGGCTCCGCCCTGGGCGAGGTCGGCGGTGAACGCCTCCGCGACGGCGATCACATGGGCGTCCTCGGCGTCGTCCCCGTGGTCGCCGTACCCGTCCTCCAGGTCGGCCCGCAGGTCCTCGATCGGCTCACGCGCGAGCTTGTCCCGGACGCGGGACAGCAGGTCGTCCAGGTTCGCCTCGCTCATGCCGGCCGTCGCTTCGAGCTCGCCGGGCTTGGGCGCGAACTCGGTGAGCGCCTCCGACGCCCGCCGTCCCCAGTCGGCGGCCAGACCGGCGTGGACGCGGTCGGCGGGAACGTAGACGGTGTGGACCGGCTGACGGGCGGGGTTCGCACCGGGGTAGTCGCGGGCCAGGCGGGCGTCGGCGTCCGCCAGGCGCGCGTCCAGCGCGGCCGTGAGGTCGCCGAGGTCCAGAGGGCTGTCCGATGCCACGTGTTCAGTGTCCTCTCCGTAGGCCGGAGCCCACGCGGTCCTCCGCGGCCGGGCTCCGGATTTCTATATGCGGATACTAACTTCTGCGATTCGGAACAACAAGGGATACTCGGCAGGTAACCCACCCACGGAGCCCGACTTCCCGACACGGCGGCGGCTCCCGCCCCGACATCGAGATGGCGGGAAGTACTTTTCGTATTGCAGAATAGAAGCGATGACTACAGCGGCCCACAACTCGGGAGCATGACCTTTGTCAGACTCACTGCCCCCCATCGACGCCTCGCGCCCGGAGAGCTCCGGCAAGCGCGCCGGCGGCGTGCAGTCCCTCGACCGTGCCTTCTCCCTGCTGGAGATCATGGCCGAGGCAGGCGGTGAGGCCTCGCTCAGCCAGTTGGCCGACGCCTCCGGGCTGCCCCTGCCCACCATCCACCGCATCATCCGCACCCTGGTCGGCAACGGTTACGTGCGCCAGCTGCCCTCCCGGCGCTACGCGCTCGGCCCGCGGCTGATCGGCCTGGGCGACAAGGCCTCACAGATGATGAGCACCTGGGCGCGGCCCCACCTCGCCCAACTGGTGGAGGACCTGGGCGAGACCGCCAACCTCGCCATGCTGGACGGCGACAAGGTCATCTACGTCGCGCAGGTCCCCTCCCCGCACGCCATGCGCATGTTCACCGAGGTCGGCCGCCGCGTCCTGCCGCACTCGGCCGGGGTCGGCAAGGCCCTGCTGTCCCAGCTCACCGACGAGGAGGCGCTGGCCACGGTGCACCGCACCGGGATGCCCGCCGCCACGGACCGGACCATCGTCGACCCGGACGCGTTCGTCGCCGAGCTCCGCCGCATCCGCAAGGACGGCTACGCCATCGACGACGGCGAGCAGGAGATCGGGGTCCGCTGCGTGGCCGTGCCCGTGGACGGCGCTCCCTCGGGCATGGCGGTGTCCGTGTCCGGCCCCGAGGCCCGTGTGAACTGGGATTTCGTCGACCGCGCCGCCCCGATCGTGCAGCGCTGCGCCACCGCCCTGGCCTCCGACCTCAACAACCAGGGCTGACCCGCCACTCCGCATGATCGCGACACCCGGGGACCGACTCAGGCACCCACGAGGTGCGCCCCGCTGGGGTGGACCAGGACGAAACGGCCTACCTCCAACCCCAGGGGGTGAGAGGTAGGCCGTTCAGCCCGCGGAACCACAGGGGTGACTTCCGGCGCCCCGAACGCGCGTCCGGACAAGCCTGCGCCGCAGGCGTCCGTTGAGGGTGGCGGCGGGCGACGGGCGGGACTGCGAGGGCGCCCGAGAACTCAGGTCTGCTGGTCGAATCCCAACTTCCGCAGCTGCTTGGGGTCGCGCTGCCAGTCCTTGGCCACGCGCACCCGCAGGTCCAGGAAGACCCGCTGTCCCAGCAGGGCCTCGATCTGCTTGCGCGCCCGCGACCCCACGTCGCGCAGGCGCGAACCCTTGGAGCCGATCACGATGGCCTTCTGGCTGGGGCGCTCCACGTACAGCGACGCGTAGATGTCCACCAGCTCCTTGCCCGGGCGGGTGTTCTCCCGCTCGTACATCTCGTCCACCACGACCGCGATGGAGTGCGGCAGCTCGTCGCGCACGCCCTCCAGCGCGGCCTCGCGGACCAGCTCCGCCACGAGCATCTCGTCGGGCTCGTCGGTCAGGTCGCCGTCGGGGTACAGCGGCGGCCCCTCGGGCAGGTGCGAGCACAGCACGCCCGTGACCGTGTCCAACTGGAACCCGCTCTGCGCCGAGACCGGGACGATGTCGGCCCAGTCGCCGAGCTCGTCCACGGCCATCAGGTGCTTGCCCACGGCCTCCCTGTCGACCTTGTCGGTCTTGGTGACCAGGGCGACCACCGGGGTGTTCGTCTGCTCCGCCAACTCCTTGGCGATGTAGGTGTCACCCCGGCCGATCGGTTCGTCCGCGGGCAGGCAGAACACGATCACGTCCACCTCGACCAGCGTGGACCGCACCAGCGAGTCCAGCCGCTCCCCCAGCAGGGTGCGCGGCTTGTGCAGGCCCGGCGTGTCCACGATGATCAGCTGCGCCTCCGGGCGGTGGACGATGCCCCGCACCGTGCGCCGCGTGGTCTGGGGCCGGTTGCTGGTGATGGCCACCTTCTGCCCCACCAGCGCGTTCATCAGGGTGGACTTGCCCACGTTGGGGCGGCCGACGAAGCAGGCGAACCCACTGCGGAAGCCCTCCGGAACGGAAGGCATCTCCAGCGGTACGCGCAGCTTCTCCAGGTCGAGGTCGTTCATCGTTCCTACTCAGCGCCGGGTGATGCTCGCGGGCACCCCGTCAGGGGCGGCGATCACCACCACCTGGGTCTTCAGGTCGTCCGCCACCGCGCGGTCGTCCTCGGTCAGTTCCTTGGCCTGGGTGACGACCACCGCGGCCTCCAGGGCGGAGGCCTCACTGGACACGGCGGCGGCCACCGCCGCCTGCAGGGCCGTCAGCGACAGGGACGGCAGCGATACCGTCGTCGCCACGTACGTGCGCCCGGTCTCGTCGCGCACGGCCGCGCCCTCCGGCGCGGCGTTGCGGGCGCGCGAGGCGCGCGCGAGAGTGATGAGCTTGCCGTCCTCGGGGCCGAGCCCCGTCGTGTCCGTCACTGCTCCGTGCTCCTTACGTCGTCGTTCCTGGCCCGGTCGCCGTGGCCGGCGTCCTCGGTCAGGCGCTCCACCAGCACCGTGGTCATCCGGTTGCGGCGGCTGCTCTTGCCCTCCAGGGTCAGTCTGAGACCAGCGTATTCGGCCTGGGCCCCACCGACGGGCACCCGACCCAGCACGAAGGCCACCAGACCGCCCACGGTCTCCACGTCGGCGACGTCGAGCTCCCGGTCGGGGAAGAGCTCGTCGAGCTCCCCCAGCGGCAGGCGGGCTGTGACCCGGACCCGGTCGTCGTCCAGCCAGGACACCGGCGGGATCTCGTGGTCGTACTCGTCGGTGATCTCGCCGACGATCTCCTCCACGATGTCCTCCAGGGTCACCAGGCCCGCGGTGCCCCCGTACTCGTCGATGGCCACCGCGACGTGGTTGCGCTGCTGCTGCATCTCGCGCAGCAGCTCGTCGATGGGCTTGGTGTCGGGGACGTAGGTCGCCGAGCGCATCACGTCCCCCGCGCACAACGGCACCGCAGCGCCGTCCGCGCCGGAGACGGCCGCCCAGCGGTCGCGCAGCCGCTCGACCAGGTCCTTGAGGTAGACGATGCCGACCACGTCGTCCTCGTCCTCGCCCGTCACCGGGATGCGGGAGTACCCGCTGGCCAGGGCCAGCGACAGCACGGCGTCCGCGTCGGCCTCGCGACTGGTGAAGACGATGTCGGGGCGCGGCACCATCACCTCGCGCACGGAGGTGTCGTCGAGCTTGAACACCGAGTGGATCATCTGGCGTTCCTCGGGGTCGATGACGTCCCCCCGCTCGGCGAGGTCGACGAGCCTGCGCAACTCGACCTCCGTGCTGAAGGGGCCCTCGCGGTCGCCCTTCTCACGCGGGGTGAGCCCGCGGCCCGCCCACACCAGCAGCCGCACGAACGGGCTGACCAGGACCTGGAGCGGGTAGACGACGATCGCGCTGGCCATGGCGACCGGGCCCGCGGACTGGCGGCCCAGGATGCGCGGTGCGATCGCGATGAGGACCGACTCGGCGACCACCATGGCCGCCGCGGCCAGCAGCAGGGGCAGCCAACCGAACCCCATCAGGAACACCATGCCCAGGGCCGCGGCCAGCACCGCGCACACCTCGCACACCACGCGCAGGAACAGCAGCGCGTTGAGGTGTCCCGTGGGGTCGGCCGCCACGCGGTCCCAGGCCGAGGCGGCCGACGCGGCGCGTTCGCCCTCGGGCATGCCGACCGACATCACCTTGGTCACGGCGACCTCCGCCGCGACCAGGAAACCCGCCGCGGCGGTCAGGGCCAGGGCGGCCGCGAACGCGGCGAGCCACGCGAGCGGATCGCTCGTGATCGCCACGCCGGTCCACACCGACGGAATCATGCCCGGCTCTCGTCCTCGTCGTTTCCGACGGCCTCACACTCGCGCCAGGCGGCCAGGATCTCGCCCTGGAGACCGAACATCTCCTTGTGCTCGTCCGGCTCGGCGTGGTCGTAGCCCAACAGGTGCAGGATGCCGTGCGTGCACAGCAGGTCGATCTCGTCGGTGGTGCTGTGCCCGGCCGTGTCGGCCTGGCGCTCGGCCACCTGCGGGCAGATGATCACGTCACCGAGCACGCCCGGCTCACTCGTGCGGCCGGGGCCGCCGGGGCGCAGTTCGTCCATGGGGAAGGACAGCACGTCGGTGGGGCCGGGCTCGTCCATCCACCGCACGTGCAGGTCGGTCATGGGGCCCTCGTCCACCAGCACGACGGACAGTTCCGCCAACGGGTGGACACGCATGGCGTCGAGCACGTGCCGGGCCAGCCGGGAGAGCCGCTCCTCGTCCACGGTGGTGACGCCGGACTCGTTGGCGACGTCGATACTCATCTGTTTCGGATGCCTCACTTGGAATCGTCATGGCCGGGTGTCCGGGCCGCCCCGGCACCCGACACCGGTGGGCCCGCACCCGGCGGGCCCACCAGCTCGAACGCTGTACTGGTTCAGTCTGCCCCGTCTTCGGGGTGCCCGGGCCGCGACCGGACCTCGTTCGGGGTGTCGGCGGAACCGCGCCGCGCGTCCTGCCCGCGCCCGCGCGCCCCGTCGGGGCCGCGCCGGACGCCCTGAGCCTCGTCATAGCGGCCGTAGGCGTCGACGATCCTGCCGACCAGCTTGTGCCGGACCACGTCCTCACTGGACAGCCGGCAGAACGCGATGTCGTCGATGTCACGCAGGATCGTCTCGATGGTGCGCAGGCCGCTGGACTGCCCACCGGGGAGGTCGACCTGGGTGACGTCACCGGTCACCACGATCTTGGAGCCGAAGCCGAGCCGGGTGAGGAACATCTTCATCTGCTCGGGCGAGGTGTTCTGGGCCTCGTCCAGGATGATGAAGGAGTCGTTCAGAGTGTTGTGTGTCAGCAGGAAGTCCTCGGTGACGTAGAGCGAGTCCTCCGCGGCCACCTGGATGCACACACACTCCTCGGTTCCCGCCGGTTCGATGCTCTCGATGAACCGCATGGGTCGCCCGCCACCGGATTCACGGTAGGCGTCCCTCTTGCGTCCGAGGCGGAAGGGCTCGACGCCCTCAGGGAGGCGCAGGTCGAGAACATAGGCGTCCTGTCGATGGAACACCTCTCTCCCCCTGGCCCGTCCCGGTGTCCGACCTTCTGCAAGCCGAGTACGGCCGTATGCGACACCGCCGAGGGACCGCACCAGGAACCGTACCGCCGAAGCCAGTCGTGGTGAGGCCGAACCGTACTGGACGCGGCAGGTCCGCCCCTCCTGGGTGACCGGTCCACCGTCCGCGTCCAGAAGCCCCTGTAGTACGGCGAGCCGAACGTCGGCGGTGTTGTACAGGTAGGTCTCCGGCACGAACTTCGTTCCCGAGGTCGTACCGCACAGCCCCAGTTCACGCATGACCGCCGTCACCGGGTTGGCGAGGGTGATCACGTCGCCCGGCTGCGTCTCGCGGTTCAGGATGTAGTCCGGACCGGACTTCCAGTTCACCCGGACGCCGGGCAGGAGACTCTCAAGGCTCTCCACGAGTTCCGGGTCCTCCGTGGCGAAGCTCGGAGTGGTACTGCCTGTGAGACACCCGTCCCCCAGCAGCAGGCCGAGGGCGTAGGGGTCCATCGGAACACTCTGCTCCGGGAACTCGACCGGGCGACTGAGCAGCGGGAGTTCGTACTTCCGGTAGTGGGCCGTTCGAAGGCCGCTCTCCACGATCTCCTTCGCGGTGAGAACCCTGTAGGGCTTGTTCCGCCTCGTGTCGTCCCGCGTACGGACGGACCAGAGGTGATCCTCCGAACAGAGTGTCGAAGCACCGTCCTGCGACGTCACCCGGTAGGTGGCCTTCGGCCCCTGCGGGTAGACGCCCAGCACCGGGGTCGGCTCACCGTTCGAGCCGACGACGAGGTCACCGACCTCCAGTTCACCGATCGGGCGGAAGCCGTCCGGTGTCAGGACGTTGGTGTGGACCGGCTGCGCGCGCCCACGCATGTACGCCAGGGGTGCGACCTCGATGGTCCCGGCCGCCATCAGCTTGGGGATGGAGTCGGGGTCGAGCATGTCGTGGAGGGCGTCGTAGAGGGGCCGCAGGTAGGGGTCGATCTTGTCGTAGAGGGTGCCCGGCAGGAAGCCCAGCCGCTCGCCGGCCTCGACGGCGGGACGGGTGAGGATGATCCGGTTGACTTCCTTGTCCTGGAGCGCCTTGACCGCCTTGGCCATCGCCAGGTACGTCTTGCCCGTACCGGCGGGACCGATACCGAAGACCACCGTGTGCTCGTCGATGGTGTCGACGTAGCGCTTCTGGTTCACCGTCTTGGGGCGGATCGTCTTGCCGCGGTTGGACAGGATGTTGGTCGTCAGCACGTCGGCCGGACGGCCCTGGCCGGGCGTGGTCAACATATGGACCATGCGCTCGATGGTGTCCGGAGTGACGTGGGTGCCGCTCTTGGCGAGTTCGATGAGCTCCTCGACCACGCGGACGACCACCACGGTCTCATCCGGGGCGCCGGTGATGGTGAACTCGTTGCCGCGGACGTGGATATCGCTGTCGAAGGCCCGCTCCAGTGCCCTCAGGAGCTCGTCGCGTGAGCCCAGCAGGCTGATCATCGTGTGCTCGTCCGGCACCACGACCTTGACCTGGATGTCCTGTGGCGACTGCGTGTGCGTTGTCTCGGCCATGGTGTGGCCTTGCGGCCGCTGTCCCTACCCTTCGGTTCCTGACTTCCGGCCTGGGCGGCCGACGCGCTTGGCGAACGGTCGGGGCACCGTCGTGGCGCCCCGTGGCCCTCGACCACCGGTGTCTCGTCGGTCCCACCGGTCGCTCGGGGCCCACGAACCGAGTCTACCAAGGCGGCCACGGCGTCCTCGATCGAATTTTCCGCGCTGTGGACGGCCGCCGAAGGCGCCGGCGCGACACGGGGACCGCCCGGCCGGCGGGCGCGCGAAGGCCCCCGCGACCGTGGCGGCGGGGGCGAGGAGTACGGCCGGACCGCAGGCCCGGGGGCGGCCTAGCCGGGAAGGCGGCCGCGAGCCCGGAATGCCAAAAAACACGGCCTAGCCGGGAGGCCAGTTGAGGCCGCGACCGCCGAGCAGGTGGGCGTGCAGGTGGAACACCGTCTGACCGGCCCCGCTGCCGGTGTTGAACACCAGTCGGTACCCGGTCTCGGCCACACCCTCGGCCTCGGCCACCGCACGGGCCTCGCGCACGACCTCGTCGACCAGGCCGGAGTCGGCCTCGGCGGCCGAGGCCGCGTCGGGCACGTGCTCGCGCGGAATGACCAGGACGTGCGTCGGGGCCTGCGGGTTGATGTCGCGGAACGCCAAAGTGCGCTTCCCCTCGCGGACGATCTCGGCCGGGACCTCCCCCTTCACGATCTTGCAGAAAAGGCAGTCGTCCTGGGCCATCACGCACCTCCGTACGGGGGTCGCGACCGTGTGCGCGGCCGCGTTCTCGGGGCTGTCGACACCCATGATGCCCCAGCCGGCCACCGGCCCGCTCTGGACGCGGCCCGGCCGCCCGCAGGAACAGGGACCGAGGTCCTCCCCTGGGCGCGTCGCGGGCACGGTACTCTTTCCCCCCGTGCGCCGAGTCGCCGACCATGTCCGACACCGGCCGACCTTGTGCGTGTTCGGATTGAAACGCGTGTCTACCTGGAAAAGAAGAGGTATGCCCTTTCGTAAACCCCGCGACAAGGGTGTGCGTCGAACTGATGTGACGACTGAAACCATCGTGGCTGGAGCCGCCACGGCTCCGCTCTCCGTGGAGTGGGACGCCGACCACGCGGTGACGGAGCTCTATCGAGAGCACTACCGTCCGCTGGTCCGGCTCGCCGCGCTCCTGGTGCGCGACCACGCGACCGCGGAAGAGGTCGTCCAGGACGCGTTCGTGGCGATGCACGGCGCGTGGCGCCGCCTTCGCGACCCGAACAAGGCCCTGTCGTATCTGCGCCAGGCCGTGGTCAACAAGGCACGGTCCGTCCTGCGGCACCGAGCGGTCGTCGAGAAGCACGCGCCCAAGGCGCTGCCCGACGCGCCCAGCGCCGAACACGGCGCCATGAACCTGTTGGAGCGTGAGGCGGTGATCCGAGCCCTGCGCAAACTACCCACCCGTCAGCGAGAGGCGATCGTGCTCCGGTACTACGGCGACCTGTCCGAGGCTCAGATCGCGGACGCCATGGGCATCAGCAAGGGCGCGGTGAAGAGTCACACCTCCCGCGGGATCTCCGCGCTGCGCTCTGTTCTGGAGCAGACGACATGAGCAGCCCCACCGACCCCACGAACCCAGAGTTCGAGGACAAGCTCCGGCGGATCCTCGCCTCCGAGGCCGACTCCGTCGCGCCCGGCGCCGAGGCCCTGCAGCTGATCCGCGACCGGACCGAACGCCACCGCGGCACCTCCTGGTTCGGTCTGCCCTGGCTGCGGCCGGCGTTGGCCGTGGCCGGAGCCGGACTGATCGCCGCGTCCGTGATCATGTCGACCCCGCAGGTGCGCGAGCAGGTCCTGGAGATCGTCCCCGCCGGCGCCAACCGCGAGGGCGCACCGCCCGAGGACGACATCGACGGTCCCGGCATCGCGGCGCCGGACCCGACCACGGACTCCGACACCGCGCCCGCCGCGAGCCCGGACGACCCCGCCGAGGAGCCGGCGCCCTCCCCCACCGAGGAGGAGAGCGATCCGCCCGAGGACGGTGTCGGCGCCACGACGACGTGCGCCCCGACCCGCGACGAGACTCCCTCCACCACGTCCACGGACGCCGAGGAGGACTCCGGCGCGGGGTCGTCCGAGGACCCGCGGGAGTGCGACCCCACCGACGATCCCAGCCAGGGCGGCGGTGAGGAGCCCGGAACCGACCCCGGCACCGACCCGGACCCCGGTGGTGAGGAGCCGAGCCCCGACGACGGGTCGACCGGCGGCGGTGACGGCGGTTCGACGCCCTCCAGCGGCGAGAGCAGCACCAAGAGCACGGAGGAGTGACCAAGGGCGGCCACGCGCCGCCGGCCGCTCACACGACGACGCCCACGGGATCCGGTCCCGTGGGCGTCGTCGTTCGTGTGCGGTGGGTCCGTACCTCGACCGGGTCGGGCCCTCTACCAGCGGCCGGACCGCGCCTGCAGGATCGCCAGCGCGGCCACCCCCGCGGTCGAGGTGCGCAGGACGCTCGGGCCGAGCAGGGCCGCCTCCGCGCCGGCGTCGGTGAAGGCGGCGAGCTCGGCGTCGGAGAACCCGCCCTCGGGCCCCACGACCAGGACCACGCCGCCTCCGTCGTCGGACGCGCGGTCGCCGTCGGGGACGGCGACGGCGCTCAGCCCGACGGTCGCGTCCTCGTGCAGGACCAGGGCCAGGTCGGCCCCGGACAGCAGAGCCGCCACCTCGTCGCGGCCGGCGAGCTCGCTCACCTCGGGCAGACGCCCCCGCCGGGCCTGCTTGGCCGCCTCGCGGGCGGTGGCCCGCCACTTGGCCAGTGACTTGGCCGCGCGGTCGCCCTTCCACCGGGTGACACAGCGCTCGGCCGCCCAGGGGACGATCACGTCGACGCCGACCTCGGTCATCATCTCCACGGCCAGTTCGCCGCGGTCGCCCTTGGGCAGCGCCTGCACGACCGTCAGCCGTGGCCGGGGCGCCGGCTCGTGCCAGCGCTCCCCGACCTCGCACACCACGCCGTCCTTGCCGACCTCGACGACCGTGCAGCGAGCACGCTCGCCACGGCCGTCGGAGAGGTCGACGGTCTCACCGGCCCGGATGCGCCGCACCACGGCGGCGTGGCGCCCCTCGGCGCCGGTGAGGACCACCCGTGCGGCGGCCAGGTCGGCGGTGTCGTCGACCAGGAAGACCGGAGGGGTCACTTGGCACCGAAGGCGTCACGGAGCTTGGCGAACAGGCCGCCGTGTCCGGGACTGAACCGGCCGGGGTTCTGGTCCTCCCCGCGCAGTTCGGCGAACTTGCGCAGCAGGGCCTCCTGCTCCTCGTCCAGCTTGCCCGGGGTCTCCACGTCCACGCGGATGCGCAGGTCGCCCCGGCCGCCGCCGTCGAGGTGGTTCACGCCCTTGTTGGGCAGCGTGATGACGTGGCCGGAGTTGGTCCCCGGGCGCAGGTCGATGTTCTCCGTGCCGTCCAGGGTGTCGAACGCGAACGAGGCGCCCAGCGCGGCGGCGGTCATGGGCACGGTGACCGTGCAGTGCAGGTCGTCCCCGCGCCGCTCGAAGGTCGGGTGCGCCTTCTGGATGATCTCCAGGATGATGTCGCCGCGCGGGCCGCCGTTGGGGCCGACCTCGCCCTCGCCCGCGAGCTGGATCCGGGTGCCGTCGTCCACGCCCGCGGGGATCTTCACCGTGCGGGTGACCTTCTCGCGCACCCGGCCCTCGCCGGCGCAGTCGCCGCAGGGGTTGGTGA
This region includes:
- a CDS encoding SigE family RNA polymerase sigma factor, producing the protein MVAGAATAPLSVEWDADHAVTELYREHYRPLVRLAALLVRDHATAEEVVQDAFVAMHGAWRRLRDPNKALSYLRQAVVNKARSVLRHRAVVEKHAPKALPDAPSAEHGAMNLLEREAVIRALRKLPTRQREAIVLRYYGDLSEAQIADAMGISKGAVKSHTSRGISALRSVLEQTT
- a CDS encoding 16S rRNA (uracil(1498)-N(3))-methyltransferase, translating into MTPPVFLVDDTADLAAARVVLTGAEGRHAAVVRRIRAGETVDLSDGRGERARCTVVEVGKDGVVCEVGERWHEPAPRPRLTVVQALPKGDRGELAVEMMTEVGVDVIVPWAAERCVTRWKGDRAAKSLAKWRATAREAAKQARRGRLPEVSELAGRDEVAALLSGADLALVLHEDATVGLSAVAVPDGDRASDDGGGVVLVVGPEGGFSDAELAAFTDAGAEAALLGPSVLRTSTAGVAALAILQARSGRW